ACGCTGGATGAAAACCTCGATTTGTTGCTGGCCGCTCACGTCGATGCAGGAGCGATCGACAATGAATTGTGGTGCGTCGATGGCACGACCGTTCGAGCCGCTAAATGTGCGGCCGGAGCCGCGAAGGGGGGCGCTGCGGAGGCTAGCTGTGAAGCCTTCGGCCGCAGTCGTGGCGGTTTTAGCACCAAAATCCATCTGCTATTTGACCCACACGGCTGACCACTGCA
The genomic region above belongs to Blastopirellula marina and contains:
- a CDS encoding transposase, yielding MMVAGILWIMRTGAPWRDLPEEFGKCGTVYDLFTTWNRDGTLDENLDLLLAAHVDAGAIDNELWCVDGTTVRAAKCAAGAAKGGAAEASCEAFGRSRGGFSTKIHLLFDPHG